In one Streptomyces sp. T12 genomic region, the following are encoded:
- a CDS encoding oxidoreductase codes for MSTTGATADPLAALGSLPGVPESVESVRKAVDRVYGHRIMRRRSNEITSEAALRGARGSAALSGADWALEEVRRRTDFSGDDEARVVGAALRLTAEAGQLLSIWRQSPLRVLARLHLVAAASKDDTVGRPRQEGEPVDEPLVELPLPSAAEVHGRLEGLSELIIAGGSAPALVTAAVVHGEILALRPFTSRNGLVARAAERIVLVGSGLDPKSVCPAEVGHGELGRAAYLAALDGYVSGTPEGMAAWIAHCGKAIELGARESTAVCEALQRGAA; via the coding sequence ATGAGTACGACAGGTGCGACCGCCGATCCGCTCGCAGCCCTCGGTTCACTGCCCGGTGTGCCCGAGTCCGTGGAGTCCGTGCGCAAGGCCGTGGACCGGGTCTACGGGCACCGGATCATGCGGCGTCGCAGCAACGAGATCACCTCCGAGGCGGCCCTGCGCGGCGCCCGCGGCTCCGCGGCGCTGTCGGGTGCCGACTGGGCGCTCGAAGAGGTGCGTCGGCGCACCGACTTCAGCGGTGACGACGAGGCACGCGTCGTGGGTGCGGCCCTGCGGCTCACGGCCGAAGCGGGCCAACTGCTGTCCATCTGGCGGCAGTCACCGCTTCGGGTGCTGGCCCGGCTGCACCTGGTGGCGGCGGCGAGCAAGGACGACACGGTCGGGCGACCGCGCCAGGAGGGCGAGCCCGTCGACGAGCCCCTGGTCGAGTTGCCGCTGCCGAGCGCGGCGGAGGTGCACGGCCGTCTGGAGGGGCTGTCCGAGCTGATCATCGCCGGCGGGTCGGCGCCCGCCCTGGTGACGGCCGCCGTCGTGCACGGCGAAATCCTCGCGCTGCGCCCCTTCACGTCCCGCAACGGCCTCGTCGCGCGCGCGGCCGAGCGCATCGTCCTGGTCGGCAGCGGCCTCGACCCGAAGTCCGTCTGCCCGGCGGAGGTCGGTCACGGCGAACTGGGCCGCGCGGCCTATCTGGCGGCGCTCGACGGCTACGTCTCCGGCACCCCCGAGGGCATGGCCGCATGGATCGCCCACTGCGGCAAGGCGATCGAGCTCGGCGCACGCGAGTCGACGGCGGTGTGCGAGGCGCTGCAGCGCGGGGCGGCGTAA
- a CDS encoding HAD family phosphatase, with amino-acid sequence MLRVVENHSLPRTAAFFDLDKTVIAKSSTLTFSKSFYQGGLINRRAALRTAYAQFVFRLGGMDHDQMERTREYLSALVRGWNVQQVKEIVAETLHDLIDPIIYDEAASLIEEHHAAGRDVVIVSTSGAEVVEPIGELLGADRVVATRMVVGEDGCFTGEVEYYAYGPTKAEAIKELAESEGYDLSRCYAYSDSATDLPMLQSVGNPHAVNPDRTLRREALARGWPILDFHRPVRLKQRIPSFSVPPRPALVAAAAIGAAAATAGLVWYASRRRTALA; translated from the coding sequence ATGCTCAGGGTTGTGGAAAACCACTCCTTGCCCCGCACAGCGGCCTTCTTTGACCTGGACAAGACGGTCATTGCGAAGTCGAGCACGCTCACGTTCAGCAAGTCCTTCTACCAAGGCGGTCTGATCAACCGCAGGGCCGCCTTGCGGACCGCATACGCCCAGTTCGTCTTCCGCCTGGGCGGTATGGACCATGACCAGATGGAGCGCACGCGCGAGTACCTCTCCGCGCTCGTCCGCGGCTGGAACGTCCAGCAGGTCAAGGAGATCGTCGCCGAGACGCTGCACGACCTGATCGACCCGATCATCTACGACGAGGCCGCCTCCCTCATCGAGGAGCACCACGCCGCCGGCCGCGACGTCGTGATCGTTTCCACGTCGGGTGCCGAGGTGGTCGAGCCGATCGGGGAGTTGCTCGGCGCCGACCGCGTGGTGGCCACGCGCATGGTCGTGGGCGAGGACGGCTGCTTCACCGGGGAGGTGGAGTACTACGCCTACGGCCCGACGAAGGCCGAGGCGATCAAGGAGCTGGCCGAGTCCGAGGGCTACGACCTCTCCCGTTGCTACGCCTACAGCGACTCAGCCACCGATCTGCCGATGCTTCAGTCCGTAGGCAACCCGCACGCCGTGAACCCCGACCGCACGCTGCGCCGCGAGGCACTCGCGCGCGGGTGGCCGATTCTCGACTTCCACCGCCCGGTCCGACTCAAGCAACGGATTCCCTCCTTCTCCGTGCCGCCGCGACCCGCTCTTGTCGCGGCGGCGGCCATAGGAGCCGCCGCGGCCACCGCAGGGCTGGTCTGGTACGCGAGTCGACGCCGTACGGCTCTCGCCTGA